Proteins from one Clostridium cellulovorans 743B genomic window:
- a CDS encoding peptidoglycan-binding protein — protein sequence MAKGELQVRVVKGNNELPISNATVIISGANAGGGEIIEYKMISDSLGNTEIIELETPDILLSLSPLNTRPYSLCDIKVTAEGYNSYQIRGVQIFPMVLAVQHARLNPKNSENQIEDQLLISEPTLIGNYPEKIPESATKLNVPVSGGVDYQTPMIPYSIVVHLGAPNDNNAKNVNVRFIDYIKTVCAGEIYPTWPEAAIRAFSYCIVSFILNRIYTEWYKRQGKDFHITNDPIYDPAFFYGRTTYKSISEIVNFTFNTYITIDRQKQPILTQYSDGIKVIRNAWLSKWGCKFLADEGLNPIEIIKKYYGNSMSLGRTDKFEGITQPYPGSPLTIEDKGSNVRIIQGHLNKISEAYPLIPKVTVNGIYDLATAEAVRKFQNTFKASETGIVDFATWYSISRLYVHITKISV from the coding sequence ATGGCAAAAGGGGAACTTCAGGTAAGAGTAGTAAAAGGGAATAATGAATTACCCATCAGTAACGCAACGGTTATTATAAGTGGTGCTAATGCTGGCGGTGGGGAAATTATCGAATATAAAATGATTTCTGATTCCTTAGGAAATACAGAAATTATTGAATTAGAGACTCCAGATATATTGTTGTCATTAAGTCCATTGAATACAAGACCGTATAGTCTTTGTGATATAAAAGTAACTGCGGAAGGGTATAACAGTTATCAAATAAGAGGGGTGCAAATATTCCCAATGGTTCTTGCAGTACAGCATGCTAGGTTAAATCCTAAAAATAGCGAAAATCAAATTGAAGACCAACTTTTAATATCAGAGCCTACATTGATTGGAAATTATCCTGAAAAGATTCCGGAATCTGCGACGAAGTTAAATGTTCCTGTTAGTGGGGGTGTAGATTATCAAACACCAATGATTCCTTATTCTATAGTAGTTCATTTAGGAGCACCTAATGATAATAATGCGAAAAATGTTAATGTAAGATTCATTGATTACATTAAAACTGTTTGTGCTGGAGAAATATATCCTACATGGCCAGAAGCAGCCATTAGAGCTTTTTCTTACTGCATAGTATCATTTATATTAAATAGGATTTATACGGAGTGGTATAAAAGACAGGGGAAAGATTTTCATATAACAAATGATCCTATTTATGATCCTGCTTTTTTTTACGGAAGAACAACTTACAAAAGTATAAGTGAAATTGTTAATTTTACGTTTAATACCTATATTACAATTGATAGGCAAAAACAGCCCATATTGACTCAGTATTCCGATGGAATAAAGGTAATTAGAAATGCATGGCTATCAAAATGGGGTTGTAAGTTTTTGGCAGATGAAGGGTTAAATCCTATAGAAATCATAAAAAAGTATTATGGGAATAGTATGTCTTTAGGAAGAACAGATAAGTTCGAAGGAATAACTCAGCCATACCCAGGAAGTCCTTTGACCATAGAAGATAAAGGGAGTAATGTGAGAATTATTCAAGGGCATTTAAATAAAATTTCTGAGGCATATCCTCTTATACCTAAAGTTACGGTAAATGGAATTTATGATTTAGCCACTGCTGAAGCAGTAAGGAAATTTCAAAACACATTTAAAGCAAGTGAAACTGGAATAGTGGATTTTGCAACTTGGTATTCTATATCTAGATTATATGTGCATATAACAAAGATATCCGTATAG
- a CDS encoding peptidoglycan-binding domain-containing protein, translating to MAKGWLQVRLVKDIAEVPVIDAKILVTQFILDEAENKEYTLKTDKSGFTEAVELFAPNISYSQGYSSYKPYSTCDVKVTADGFKEIKVVGVQILPDATAMQMIALKPKLEGKESEEELIIIPDSQLVLGNTKEKGQNQEHIISKKSDIPENKEVVIPSEVIVHLGAPDDEEAENIKVRFDYYIKNVCSCEVYATWSEVAIKTNIYCIVSFVVNRVYTQWYRKQNKNFDITNDPIYDQAFAKGRNTYTNIDKLVNEAFSTYIIKAKEKRPILAKYCIGEEYIKNSCILKWQSKYLADRGLNPGEIIRTYLGEDKFLSRATKVEGVPIEYLGYPLLLNVAGELVKTVQIYLNTIAKYYSDIPEVKISGNYDLDTANTVEEFQKIFNLNISGIVDFATWYAAARLYVSLVKLNESIVDNVRIYRNGIFIPPIIDEFQGYIPTMDYPEQ from the coding sequence ATGGCTAAGGGATGGCTACAGGTTAGATTAGTAAAGGATATAGCTGAAGTTCCAGTAATAGATGCTAAAATCCTAGTTACTCAGTTTATCCTTGATGAAGCTGAAAATAAAGAATATACTCTAAAAACAGATAAATCTGGATTTACAGAGGCTGTTGAGTTATTTGCTCCTAATATATCATATTCTCAAGGATATTCTAGTTATAAACCATATAGCACTTGTGATGTTAAAGTAACAGCCGATGGATTTAAAGAGATTAAAGTAGTTGGAGTACAGATACTTCCAGATGCTACAGCCATGCAAATGATTGCATTGAAGCCTAAATTAGAAGGGAAGGAAAGTGAAGAAGAACTGATAATTATTCCTGATTCACAGTTGGTACTTGGTAATACAAAGGAAAAAGGTCAAAACCAAGAACATATTATCTCAAAGAAATCTGATATACCTGAAAATAAGGAAGTAGTAATTCCAAGTGAGGTAATAGTTCATCTTGGAGCACCAGATGATGAAGAGGCAGAAAATATAAAAGTAAGATTTGATTACTATATAAAAAATGTATGTTCTTGTGAAGTTTATGCCACTTGGTCTGAAGTTGCAATTAAGACAAATATATATTGCATAGTATCTTTTGTTGTAAATAGAGTATATACACAGTGGTATAGAAAACAAAATAAGAATTTTGATATAACTAATGATCCTATTTATGATCAAGCCTTTGCAAAAGGACGAAATACTTATACAAATATAGATAAATTGGTCAATGAGGCTTTTAGTACCTATATAATAAAAGCAAAAGAAAAACGGCCTATATTAGCTAAGTATTGTATTGGTGAAGAATATATTAAAAATAGTTGCATACTGAAATGGCAAAGTAAGTACTTAGCGGACCGAGGATTAAACCCTGGAGAGATAATAAGAACTTACCTAGGTGAGGATAAGTTTTTATCAAGGGCTACGAAGGTAGAAGGTGTTCCTATAGAATACTTAGGTTATCCTTTGCTGTTAAATGTTGCAGGAGAACTAGTAAAAACAGTACAAATATACCTAAATACAATAGCTAAATATTACTCTGATATTCCCGAAGTGAAGATAAGTGGAAATTATGATTTGGACACTGCTAATACTGTTGAAGAATTTCAAAAAATATTTAACTTAAATATATCTGGGATAGTAGATTTTGCAACTTGGTATGCAGCAGCTAGATTATATGTTTCATTAGTAAAGCTAAATGAAAGTATAGTAGATAACGTGAGAATTTATAGAAATGGGATATTTATTCCACCTATTATAGATGAATTTCAAGGGTATATCCCAACAATGGATTACCCGGAGCAATAA
- a CDS encoding peptidoglycan-binding domain-containing protein has product MIRTFGYCVISFVLNRIYTEWYKRKGKSFDITNDPVYDQEFLLGTTIAANISEGINSMFNTYVVKGRQVQPMLTQYSDGIKVVRDGWLSMWQSKFMVDNGANPLEILRKYYGDNVTLQRTSNIEGIPEAYPGNPLVIGSTGKTVRVIQEYINRISSIFTPIPKVTVNGNYDLETAEAVKQYQRFFKLKQTGIVDFGTWYSLARLYVQISQAFDRGKQEIECSLEKKFIPPVIDKNKEYIPIMYYPTS; this is encoded by the coding sequence ATGATAAGAACCTTTGGATATTGTGTAATATCTTTTGTGTTGAATAGAATTTATACGGAATGGTATAAGCGAAAAGGAAAAAGTTTTGATATTACAAATGATCCTGTTTACGATCAAGAGTTTTTATTAGGGACAACTATTGCCGCAAATATCAGCGAGGGCATTAATAGTATGTTTAATACCTATGTAGTAAAAGGAAGACAAGTTCAGCCAATGCTAACTCAATATTCTGATGGTATAAAGGTAGTTAGAGATGGCTGGTTATCAATGTGGCAAAGTAAGTTTATGGTAGATAATGGAGCGAATCCATTGGAAATCCTAAGAAAATATTATGGAGATAATGTTACATTGCAAAGAACTTCAAATATTGAAGGCATACCAGAAGCTTATCCAGGCAATCCTTTAGTTATTGGTAGTACAGGAAAAACTGTGAGGGTAATTCAAGAATATATAAATAGAATTTCATCAATATTTACACCTATTCCTAAGGTTACGGTTAATGGAAATTATGATTTGGAAACTGCTGAAGCTGTAAAGCAATATCAAAGATTTTTCAAATTAAAGCAGACAGGAATAGTTGATTTTGGAACTTGGTATTCTTTAGCTAGATTATATGTTCAGATATCACAAGCTTTTGATCGTGGAAAGCAAGAAATAGAATGCTCACTAGAAAAGAAGTTTATTCCACCTGTAATAGATAAAAATAAAGAATATATCCCCATAATGTATTATCCAACTTCTTAA
- a CDS encoding peptidoglycan-binding protein, whose amino-acid sequence MAKGTLQIRVEKGDRERPIENAKITVTQTSRDGTRQVEQQLVSDSSGISQIIELEAPDIAYSQSPSTFKPYSTCDIKVTAEGYQDIMINGTQILPNVLAIQDIQMKSVNDKRQETGEIISIPEPVLYGNYPEKIPEDPIKPLPKPTGGVVLQEPVVPQYIVVHLGHPNDDKAENITVRFIDYIKNVCSSEIYATWPESALRANLFVILSFVLNRIYTEWYRGQGKAFQITNSTAFDQAFFKGRNIFENISKLVDLFFSTYVIRPGQKQPLLTQFCDGVKVVRPGWLYQWGSKDLAEKGLNSLEILREYYGSDVNLQRAEKVIGIPQSYPGYTLGIGSTGQPVRTVQTFLNRIATNYPALPKVAVSGNYDVNTAAMVRKFQEVFNLQPTGVVDYSTWYAISRIYVAVTKIAELREERSEVSQGIFIPPIIDDFQGYVPTINYPIV is encoded by the coding sequence ATGGCAAAGGGTACTCTTCAAATTAGAGTTGAAAAAGGCGATAGAGAAAGACCGATAGAAAATGCAAAGATTACGGTAACACAGACAAGCAGAGATGGTACGCGACAAGTTGAACAACAACTAGTAAGTGATTCTTCTGGAATTTCTCAAATCATAGAATTAGAAGCGCCAGATATAGCATACTCCCAAAGCCCATCTACTTTTAAGCCATATAGTACATGTGATATTAAAGTTACTGCTGAAGGATATCAAGATATCATGATAAATGGAACTCAAATACTACCAAATGTTCTTGCAATTCAAGATATACAGATGAAGTCAGTGAATGATAAAAGACAGGAAACTGGAGAAATAATATCTATACCTGAACCGGTGTTATACGGCAACTATCCAGAAAAAATTCCAGAAGATCCAATAAAACCTTTGCCAAAGCCAACAGGTGGTGTAGTACTTCAGGAACCAGTAGTTCCTCAGTATATAGTGGTTCATTTGGGACATCCAAATGATGATAAAGCAGAAAATATTACTGTCAGATTTATAGATTATATAAAAAATGTATGCTCAAGTGAAATTTATGCAACTTGGCCTGAAAGTGCACTAAGAGCTAATTTATTTGTTATTCTTTCATTTGTACTAAATAGAATATATACAGAATGGTATAGAGGTCAAGGGAAAGCTTTTCAAATAACTAATAGTACCGCCTTTGACCAAGCGTTTTTTAAAGGAAGAAATATATTTGAAAACATTAGCAAGTTGGTAGATTTATTCTTTTCTACCTATGTTATAAGACCTGGCCAAAAGCAACCGTTGCTCACACAATTTTGTGATGGAGTAAAGGTTGTAAGACCAGGGTGGCTTTACCAATGGGGAAGTAAAGATCTAGCAGAAAAAGGACTAAATTCTTTAGAAATACTAAGAGAGTATTATGGAAGCGATGTAAACTTGCAAAGAGCTGAAAAAGTTATAGGGATTCCTCAATCGTATCCTGGATATACTCTAGGAATAGGAAGTACAGGGCAACCTGTTAGAACTGTACAAACATTTTTAAATAGGATAGCCACTAATTACCCAGCTTTACCTAAGGTAGCTGTAAGTGGAAATTATGATGTAAATACAGCGGCGATGGTTAGAAAATTTCAAGAAGTTTTCAATCTACAGCCCACAGGTGTTGTTGACTATTCAACGTGGTATGCTATTTCCAGAATATATGTGGCGGTAACTAAAATAGCTGAACTTAGGGAAGAAAGGTCAGAAGTATCACAAGGGATATTTATACCTCCAATTATAGACGATTTTCAAGGATATGTTCCAACAATAAATTATCCGATTGTATAG